DNA sequence from the Corvus hawaiiensis isolate bCorHaw1 chromosome 6, bCorHaw1.pri.cur, whole genome shotgun sequence genome:
CCTAAGCAGTTCTGTAAAGTGCACATGCTTCTTGTTGTTAGGGTGAGGGTACTGGTCATGGTGCTGAAAGGATTGTGGTGAGGAAAGAGTTCCAGGTGATGTCACCTGACATTCATAGCTCATGTCAAGGAAAGCAACTCTGGGACTCAGATCCGCATTCTCACGGATAAGTACGCTCTATTTGGACAGGAGGATCAACATGGGTTCTGCTGTGAGACACACGTCAGAGAAAGATAAAGATACTATTATGTAAACGTGAAAGTCAAGACACTCATTCACATTGTTAACATGTATTATTTCTGCATACAGCAGGACTCTCAGCTGCATTTTAGCTTTGGGACAAACCTGCTCATTTCTACAAAAAGAGCAGTGGAAGTCCCTATTTTCGTGAATTTCAGGTGAGCTTTAGATGGGTCAGATCCCAGAGTTCCTGTGCCTGTCTTTAGCAGGAAATCACCCACTCTCCAATAAAAgctgaagacttttttttttttttttttttttttttggcacatGACAAGAGCAGAGGATTCACTGTGATTTACACAACCACCCTACTTCCTTTCAAATTAAACTGTAAAACGAGCCCACGGCtttgcaggtgctggaggcGAGGTGCAGGTCCTCCCTCTGCAGAACCAGGCTGCCGGGGGCTGGGCGCCACATCCGCAGCCACCTCAGGGGCTTCTGCCAGCTCGGGGGCAGTTGCCACTCACAAGGCTCACGGCACGGCCAGTCTGCACACTACATAACCCTTATTTTGTGATGGTGCATTGTCACACCCGCGTTTGAACCTTCGACCAAGGCGTTGACAAAGGTGTGAAGCCTGCAACCGGCTATGTTGGTGTGCAATCGATGGCAGCCGCGGGCCGGTGGCACACGACATGGATTCCTGCCCTCCCGCTCGCAGTAACGGATGGCGCCGGGGCCGCCTCAGCGCCGCGAGAGCGCCCCGGGGGGTCCCTCCACCCCCACTCGGCCTCCCCGACGCCGAGCAAAATGGCGGCAAGCGCGGGCCCGGCCGGCGGCACAACGCCCGCCCCACCCGCCGACGCGCGGCCCAATGGAATGAATGGGCTATAAATAGCAGCCAATGGGGTGCCGGCTTGCGCTCTATATAAAAGAGGCGCGGCGGCGGTGCTGGAGCTTCACTCGGATTCGGGCGGTGCGgtccgcggagcggcggggagGTTCTTGCTGTAGCTGCGAAGCCCGCGGTAAGTCCCGGGGCAGCCGAGCCATTCTGCAGCTTTAAAACGAaggactttggtttttttcctttttttttttttttttttttttttttttttttttcttcctcctgctgtgtgGGGTGGAGCCGGTCCAGCTGaggcggggcggcgcggggcagGGGCGCAgccggggcggggagcggcgcaGGTGCTCGCCGGGCTGGTTAGGCTCTAAAACCAGATTAACCCGGTATTTAGCAGGGTAGTTACATACGTTTGCCCCGTCCAGGTTCCCTGAGAGAGCCGTTTGTTGTGCAAGGGCTTGTTGGATGctgccctctcctccccttcccggtcggggagcagctggggctccGCGGACGCGGAGGGTGCCGGCACTGCCGGTCCTCGGGATCCCCTCCCCCGGCAGCGGCGGGAGGAGGCGCGGCCGCGCACTGAGGGCGCAGTGGTGCCGCCCCGCTCACCTGTCGGCCGGCCCGGGGTCCGGCAGGGCCGAGCACCCCCCGGCCCGCGGCGGCCCGGCAGCTCCCCCCGCCCCGGAGCCGCGCGCGGGGTCTGCCCGGTGCCGCAACGGCTGCTCCGCGCGACCTTGGGCGCGTCCCCTCACCCGGGCGGCGCCTCGGGAGGCAGGAGAACCTTTGCCCCTGCGGCCGGGGATGGTGAGCACGGGGCAGGGGTGGTGGAGGTGAAGAACTTCACATCTATCTTCCTCCTTGGCGCAGGTGGAAGGTGGTGTAGCAGCAAAGGTGTGAAAGACGCGGGTGGAATGTGAGCCAAGGTGACCTTCTGGGTGCCTGGCGTTCCCTCGGGCGGTCCGGAGGCTGCCAAACAAACCCCCAGTGATAGGCTTCCCATCTTTCTCCCCTAGTGACTGCGGTAGGGTCAGCCATGCCCTTCTCAAACAGCCACAACCTCCTGAAGATGAAGTACAATCCTGAGGAGGAGTACCCTGACCTGAAAGCTCACAACAATCACATGGCTAAAGTGCTGACCCCGGACCTGTACAAGAAATTGAGAGATAAACAGACTCCCAGTGGATTTACCCTGGATGATTGCATCCAGACTGGGGTTGACAACCCAGGTAATGGGATCATTAGGTCTGCATAATGATCTGTTCTCCCTCCTGACTGGAAGTGCTTCTTGACAATGGTACCCAAAGTTCTCGAGCTACTGAGGGACAAATCTTCTAAAACATTGAGAGACTGCTCTAAAGGCATGGCTGTGTTAGGAAGCCATGTTTCCATCACGCTATGTTCTATGCTGTGATCTGACATAACAATTCCCAGACACTTCAATTATGTAACTGCTCTGCTAAATACTTTCaatctgaagagaaaaaaaaaagccaaaccaaatgCATTCTAATTATAActcagctggggagggggggggaaaagtcAGTTTACCTGGCTGTTCTGGTCTATTCCTATTCCAGACTGTGGTTATGTGATGTTCTCTAGCACTTCTATGAAAAAGGGAGAGCAGATGTGTTTACATGTTAACattacagtatttatttttactctaGCAATATCAAAATGGCCCAACTAAATAATCAGAGACTGCCTCCTGATGAGGAGTACCCGGACCTGAGCACCCACAACAACCACATGGCCAAAGTTCTAACCCTGGATTTATACAAGAAACTGAGAGACAGAGTCACACCCAGTGGCTTCACCCTGGATGATGTCATTCAGACTGGGGTTGATAATCCTGGTAAACTGCATTGAGAATATTCCATGTGAACCAGCTGAAGTAACTGGTGCTTTTGAATATGGTGACTTAAAACTTATCTTGTGGAGGTGGTATTTATAAGCAGACTACAGAAATGTAGCTCTGTAGCAGAAGGAGCAAAAGCAAAGCATGCTTGCTTGCAGCAAAGCATGATTGTTTAGACATGAAGTTCTATGCAGTGATCTAAATTAGCTAGTGAAATTAGATGTGCTGTGTAAATTTGTCCTAAACCAAGCTTGGCAAATGAGCATGGTTTAATGACAACAGCTATGGGTTTCCACAGCACTGCACTTGACTAACTGGATGAAATGTAAAATGTAGGGTCTCTCCAAATGTTTTCATGTAAGAACAAATTTCTAAGTGACTAGTCTTGCCACTAAAGAACTTGCCTGGTTAGTGCTGCACTGGAGTACAGCCAAATGTCACCCAAACTTAGCTTTTCTGACTTTATTACCACTCCAGGCCATCCCTTCATAATGACAGTAGGATGCGTGGCTGGTGATGAAGAGTCCTATGAAGTGTTCAAGGAGCTCTTTGATCCAGTTATTGAAGACAGGCATGGTGGCTACAAACCAAGTGATCAGCACAAGACCGACCTGAATGCTGATAGTCTGCAGGTATGAACTTCTGATCAGTTACAGATTATTGGTCTGAGGACTGTGAAGTTGTTGGCAGCTGCCTAAACTGGTTGCTCAGGCTCTATTCCCTTGCTTCCATTGAGCATGGACACTTGGGCTGTGAGTCTGGTGCGATTAGCCTGAAGAGCTTGCTGCTGTGGGATGTCAGTGGCTGGGTACAGCCAGGCAGCTGGTGTGCAGCAGGAGCTTTattcaggtgctgctgtggtgtGGGTTGtgccacacaccttcagtgtgtaTTTCCATAAGCTGTGGGCTGTAATAGTCAAGCTGAACAGTACTGTCCTGGGAGTCAAGGACTACCATGAAACTTAAAACACTTTTTGGATCTTAATTACCAACTGATGGTGTCATACTATTGAGTAAGTATTTTTACAGCTAGGACTAAGGATTCCTAATAACTTTATGGATTTTAAATGTTACTGTAAACTCTGGGAGTTCCTAACTCCATGTTGATTTGCTATCCATAGATCATATTGAAAGTAAGAGGCTTGGGAGAACAGaaatgaataattttcatttacaaGAGTAAAACACCTAAAGAATGTTTTGCCTCATGTTGATATCTCTAGATTGCAAATCTGAAGGGGTAACTGAAGCCCAGACCACAGTCTGAAATGGACATAAAACTGTTGTTCTGGTGATGTCTCTGTCTTCTAGGACTGCTTAGTAGCTGTAGCCTTGGCTCAAAACAAGAGTCGTTACACAGATACTTGATGTAATGCTGAAGAAAATAGTCCTGAAGTGAGGCACTGGCTTACAGCCCAAGCAGTCAATACCTCAGGTGGAAAGTGCATTCTTAAATGCATGGGGGCTACACGTGTTTAGGGGAGGTATCTTGGTATTAGGGTCGTACTCACTGGTTTCCTAATCTTGTAGGGAGGTGATGACCTGGATCCCAATTATGTGCTAAGTTCCCGTGTCAGAACTGGCAGAAGCATCCGTGGATTCTGTCTTCCCCCGCACTGCAGTCGAGGAGAGAGGCGGGCTATCGAGAAGCTCTCTGTTGAAGGTAAAGTGAGAACTGGGTGCATCAGGGGAGCACTTCTGTCCTTTGCTCAAGAGGTGTCCTTTGCAGTTTGAAAATAGAGGCACTTGGCAAAAGCCACCTCCCTGGAGGCTTAGTCTGAACATggagctttccctggaaaaggcTCACTTCATGAGAGCTGCCTCAGCATTGGCAGCTTGTAGCTTGAGAGcaagagcacatggcagagggaAGTTGCACTGCATTAAGTTGACCTCGGCTGATTTCTCAAAAGCCCTTCTGTCTGTGTGGGGAAAGAGGTTGGTTCATCAGGGCTCAAACCTGAAATGTAACAGGTATGTAGCAACTACAGGTCTTGAGTCATGGGGTGCAGTATTTTGTGGCTGCTTTTAATTGACTTTCATTAATGCTTAGCTTGCTTAGAGAAATAGTCCTGCTCCAAATCTGCAGCTGACTAGAATAAGACTTGGTTTTCAGTGAGACTcctcagctggttttttttctattgcttCCCTGTGCTCAAGGTACAGTTCTAGAGACTGAGAGTGTAGTTGTTTCAAAACCTCTCAAGGGCAGGGTAACAGTCCTTGACTAGCATAATACTGCTTGTTACATTCATAACCTTCGTTCTCATTGGAAGAAAAGCAGTCTCCGTTTTTACAGTTCAGCAGCAGTAGTGATTCTATACTGCATGTAAGGGAACAAAGGCTACTTGTATAAGCCTGGAAGGTGTAGACAAATCATCTGACACTGCCTCAAGTTCTTTAATGCCACAAGGGTATTGCCATTACAGATGAAAGCAAGGGAGGAACCAGACCCAGCAGATCAGATGTTGCTGTGTGTGGTCTCCAGAGTGCTGGGAAAGTCTAGCACCCTTAGTCCCATTCTAAAAAAGCCTCTCTTTTTCAGCTCTGGGTAGTCTGGATGGTGATCTCAAGGGGAAGTACTATGCTCTGAGGAACATGACTGATgccgagcagcagcagctgattgATGACCACTTCTTGTTTGACAAGCCAGTTTCTCCTCTGCTGTTGGCCTCTGGGATGGCACGAGACTGGCCTGATGCCAGGGGTATCTGGTGAGTATGTGTGTGAGGAAGCAGTCATAGAAGTCAAAAAAGTCTAGCAGTTTCAGTGGTGACTTGTACTGTTGGGCAAAATAGCAGCTTGTATTGCTGAATCTGATGAGAACTTTCCATGGGGGAAGTTGCAGCTTAACCAGCAGAATTTGGACAAGTGTTCTTCTGCTGGTAAGAGAAAGCCAGCTTGGCTAGCCCAGAACCAGAGCCTGCCCATCCAACACAGGTTAGTGAAGTACCAAGCAAAAACTGAATGAGTTTATAGAACCTACATCACCTGTAAAGGAGCAGATGTACCACTACAGTTGGCTCTTCCCACAAGAGTTGAGAGTAACTTGTGGTACAAACCACAGCATTGTCTTAGCTCAGAGTTGATCCTGAATGCATAGTTACTTCCTTGTAGTCTTTTCACTTCTGCTTGCAGAAACTCTTGGTGTTGAACTAGTATGGCTTTACCTGTACCAGTGATGAGATTTCCCCCCTTGTCCCCAGAGACTTGGTGAGAGGAATTGACTGATGCAGGGGTGTGGAATGGAAGGATTCTGCTTGTTTTAGATGTAGGTCACCTACATAAAACTCCACATCTCAGGAGCTTCTGCAGCATAATTAACTTGCTCCCTTGTAAGCTAAGGGCTAGGTTTTTATCAGCAGGAATGCTCCGATCTTATTACTGCAGCTGTTTCAGTACAACCCAGAGGAAGCATGCTTTGTTTCTGTAGGTCACCTTTAAGATTGCATCATCTACCTGCAGATTGCCAGCACCAGATAGTGCTGTCATCTGAGCATGACTAATCCACAGGCTTGAAGTGTAATGTCTTAGTGTTGTCTGCATAAATAACTTTCCTCGGGTACTAGCTAATTTCTGATCCTAATCAAGTTCAGAAATTACCAGCATGATAAACACTGATAGTACTTGCTGTCAGCTGCAAACTGGGACAAGAGGAGCCATTGTTCAGAGGATTTTTATATAGCTTCTCTGAAGTGCCCTGATCTAAAATTAATAGTGAAACTAAGGTACAAAGTGCAGTTTGACAGAATCTGACAAAATTCTGCTGAAAAGGCTTGTTAAACCTGGTGTCATTATGAACATTATTGTACAGGACTCCCTCAAAGTCTACTGATCACCTTCCTGCAAATTGCTGAGCAGAAATACCTTAATTTGTCAACTGTGGTTGCAAGTGAACCAGGGAGATGAGGGGGTTTTAGGTTTTGATACTGTTAGACGAGGTAATGCCATGTTACTACTCACTCTGTAAAGGCCAATTCAAACTACCTCTTAAAAAGAGCAGGGTAACAACTATCAGCTTAACTCAGGTCCTGTGTGGGCAAAAGCAGGAAGATCAATCTTGTTGAAGCAGCTGAGTGATCCTCTTGAACTAAAAACTACAATGATGAGCAATTTGGTGCCATCTTCAAAATGTGAGGTGGGAAAGACAGCAGATTGATTGCTTTGTCTCCTAGGCACAATGACAACAAGACCTTCCTTGTTTGGATCAATGAAGAGGACCACCTTAGAGTTATTTCCATGCAGAAAGGTGGCAACATGAAGGAAGTATTTAACCGCTTCTGTACTGGGCTAACAAAGGTAAATCACTATTGTCTGAGCCATGGGTTCAAATGGCACATGGTTCTCTGGTTAGATCTGAGAACACAATTTTCAAGCCCCCTCTGGAGTCCTGTGTGGTGGTGTTTCATAGCCTGGACCTCTGGGAACACCCTGATGAGATCCAGAGCTGTGAGGGCTCCAAAATACCTGTTGTGGCAAAAAAGCCTTGTGGCTGTGAAATCTAGAATATATTTGCTTGATGTGGTGGCATCCTTATCCAAATGTCTCaactgtattttaaagacaTTCTACATGATTGTCTAAAGCTTTGAGACACattgggggggaggagaagttgCTTGAAAGTGGATGGGCAAAGCTGGACTCAGCTGAACAGCTGGATGCTGTTCTCTACTTCTAGTTGTGATACAAGCTTGAGCTTTACCAGCCCTTTTCCTGATCCTAAGAGATGTGCCAGCTTGAGATGTATTGAGTCCAGCTTCCCAACACATAGTGACATATGATGATAGCTTTTAAACTTAGCCTGTCTCACTGCTAGGAGCAAGATGAAGGTCTTAAAAGCCCCTTGTTGGTGGCTGGTTTTTTCCATAGGGGAGGGGGCTTATGTGGCTGAAATAGATATTCTGAGTGTTGTGGCTGTTGCTGGGTGAGTGAAGCTGCAAGTGAGCACTAATGGATGTCTTACAGTCTTAAGGCAGAGAACAAACtctaaacattaattttttctatttatagaTAGAAAGTCTCTTCAAGGCCAAAAACTATGAGTTCATGTGGAATCCACACTTGGGCTACATCCTGACCTGCCCATCCAACCTTGGAACAGGGCTCCGTGCTGGTGTGCACATCAAGATCCCACACCTTGGGAAACATGAGAAATTTGGAGAAGTCCTCAAGAGGCTTCGGCTGCAGAAACGAGGCACAGGTGAGAGTTGGTTACACTGATGGCTGAGTCAGTCTGCCCTAAGACACCGGCAAAAGCCTGGTTAGGGCCAGAGCCATCTCTTGGTTCGCACTGTCAGTGCCTGTCACACCATCCAAGAAGGTGCCTTTGTAAAGGAGAGAAAAGTTTTCTAATTGTATATTGAAGGAGTTGAAGATGCCAGTGCTTTATATGTTCTATGTCTGGTGATCTAGTTAGTGTCCTGTGTGTCATTCTGAGCACCAGATAAGGTGGACCTGGTGGCAGCTGTTCCTGTTCTAAGCAAGGATGGGAATCCTGGTTTAACCTATGGTTGGGAGATGGCTCCAGCAGGTACTTGTGACCTCAGGTTAGATTGCTCATGGGTCAGAAGAATAAAGAGCTGGCCTAGTGGCATGTTCTGTGGTTCATGTTGGCAGTCACACATGGCTTCATCCTCCTGCATGTAGGAGGAGGCACCAGTGGCAGCTTGTAGAGAATGATCCTGCTGTGTCCTTGCCTTAAGCTAGGTGAGGGAAGAAAGGCAGACTCACCTGCTCTAGCTGAGGTCAATGTTGTAACTGAATCTCTTGCTGCAGGTGGTGTggacacagctgctgtgggaggagTGTTTGATGTCTCCAATGCTGATCGTCTTGGTTTCTCTGAGGTGGAGCTGGTGCAGATGGTGGTGGATGGTGTGAAGCTTCTCATTGAAATGGAGAAACGCCTTGAAAAAGGCCAGTCCATTGATGACCTCATGCCAGCTCAGAAATAAAGCACTTTATTCTCATGCTTCCTAACTTATTGgatgaataataaaaatgtcaCTCCAATTCAAACCCTTGGGGTCAGAGCCCACTTAGTTACACTGTAGAGAAGTCTTCCATCCATCTGTGTTagagtttatttttttgatgGTTGAGATGttgctgaaaatgaaataaactaTTGTTTGGCCTGAGATGTCTTAGATATGTTAACTGAATGTCTTTGAGATTTAAGTGGCTTGGTTTTCATAGTTATGCTAGGTGGTCTGGTTTTGTCTGCAAGCACATCTTCCTGGATGTGTTGCTGCAGACCAGCTGCGTTGAAATGTTGTTAAAGCAGTTTCAGAAGTTGAACCTTTTAACTTGATTGTAGTTGCTGTACATTTGAGAACTAGTGTTAAACATGAATCACTGCAAACATGCCCTACCTCCAAGGCTTTGACTTGTGCATCTGCTCATGCCAACTGTAAACTGTCATTATCCTGAGTACTGCAAGCCAGGCTGGCTCCTGTAAGGGGGGGTGGGGACAACGACAGGGCTGGCTCCTCTCAGATGGGCCCTCTGGTGCTGCAGGGCAAGGCTCTGCAGTCAGACTACAGCCCATGGTACCACTGACCCTGAGCTGGTTTGTGGGGAGTTGTCTTCAATCTAGGGTGGTGCAGAGAGCTGGTGTGAACAACCAGTTGCCCTTTTGAGGGTAAAGGGGGGAGGTGAAACCTAGATTCTCTCAGCTCATGCTTGTTTCTTaagtgatttcagctcagccagggcagaggtAGGGGCTGGAAGCTGCCACTTACAGGAACATAGCAGCTAATTAGCTTTAGTCAGCTGACTCTTGGCCCATGTACCAGTTGCCCCATGAACCTAAAAAAGAACAGTATAGTCAATTAAAACATGACAAacagttttttttccaaattggGCCTGGCTTGCAAGCTCAGGTAGTTCTCTGGGTGTGAGCTCAAGATTGCATCAAGTAGGTCTGTTCTCCAGAATGGCTGTACATGTGTGCTTGCTGTATGGAAGCATCACATTATTAACATAAAGAGCAGCATTTTCCATAAGTATTGCTAACTGGGACCATCAGACCCTTGGAATGAACAGCCTTTGCAGCTCATGCAGATGCACCTGTTCAACAGCTCTAAGCACTGCTAAAGCCCAGCTTTGATGGAGGGAAGATCATGAGAGGTTGATGCAGAGCTCTGTGGCGTGCAGCTTTATATAGGTTTGTGTAGATTACTGAAGCTTTCTTTTGTAAAGGCTGTGATTGCAGGCTGTCACTTAGCTGAAGAGATGATTCCAGCTGGGGTAagctaatttaatttttgtgagaaaaggctgagtGAACATCTcagataagatttttttttttttcctttaatacaGCTTTCTATGTGTTTCAAAGTTAACTGGGTGGAGGAGAGGAGATCACATGTAAGAGTTTTGTTCTGTGCTAGGTGTTCCTGTATTTGAGTTAATCAGCACAGGAGTTTTCTGTATGAAGCTTgtgagagcagggaagggaaaatggtGCAAGAGACAACTGGTTGGTTCTGTATATTCTTTAGATCCCCCATGCTGTGCTTCGTGTCACTATTCACAGATGCTTGGCAAATAGCTGGTTTTGCTTCTTGTAATCAGAGAGTGTTCATTTAGTGGTGCCTCTCCTCAACACAGCGTTGTTACTGCGCTCACAGCAATTACCTAATGGAAGGAGTTGCCTGAAAACTTGTCTATTTTTTTCTAGCTATATCAGCTGGactaataaaaacatttctctctCTATGCATCTTGTTTCTCCTATGTTCTTAACCCACCAGAGCTGTTATATGTGTCTGCTTTCAGCCCCTGAGTCCCCACAGTCTGAGGCAGCACCTGTAGCTGGCTAAACAGTTGTGCTCAAAGCAGCAAGCCAGTCTTTAGTGCCTGCATCCGactagaaaatatttgtttttaattggttttcttttccactaCCTTTGCTGTGTTCCCTCCTGTTGCTGCCACACAACTGTGCTTTTGTACAAAGTGATTGCAAATATTCCAAAGAAAGAATGTGTCCTGGCAAAGGCTGGACACCAtgactgttgcagtggggatcctgcaacacgcatatatcaaaaccaggagtcctgtggaaaggaaatatatatggacagacagattcttgctagatgtttcagagatgtttatttctccagccgcatggccggagctctgccgaggaactgttccagtcacgggaccaagggtccttctgcccgcgcagggaacacaaaccaaccaatgggaacgaggctgagcaggggcagggaagccccgtgtctgtgccctcagggcccctctcccagggctacacggcgggggagggaccccaacacatgACTAAGGTTTTTAGCACGTCCCCAGGTGGGATGTGCTAAAAACCTCTGATCAAGAGAGAAATtaaacctcctcctccttcacctTAAAGCTTTGGTTTAGTTTTTGGCATAACTCACCATTGTGCCCTGGGTGCCCGTCCTGGATTCTATGGAGCAGCCATGTGCTCGTGCCCTGGGCATCCAAAATGGTGCCAAGGTGCTGGCAGGCTGCTTCGGGACCAGGGTGCTTGGCCTTAAAcccaggggaggagagggaggttATGGGTCAGTGCTGTGCTTTATCCAGGGAACCTGCCATTAGCCACCTGTGTCCAGTAGTTTTTGGAAAGGAGCCATGTGGCTCCTGCTCTCATCACACCCCACAGTGATGGCAGTGTTCCTCACCAGGCCTGGAGTGGGGACTCCTCCATGGTCCCACCAGTGCTGGAGGtgtgggcagggggaggagaggggccAGGAGCCCTTTGGGCCACCTCTGGGCTTTCCTGTGACGTTTCAGCTGAGATTTTCTCCCCCACAGATGGGGGAACAGGGGTGGTTGCTGCTATCCTGCTGCTGCGAGGCAGCCccttgtgttgtcctctttcaCTACCCCTGCTCCTACAGGCTGGCATGCTGTTCCTGGGGTGCTGTGAGACATGCACCACTTTTACAATGTTTTAAAGGGAAATTTCTGTTTGTCATCTTTTCCTCCTGACTTTCTGTTTCtcctcagggagcagctgcccagccctggtTGGTGTGGTGCCAAGCCTTGCCTCTGGACACGCGTGGCACAGGCAGCACGCTGCCTGCTGGCACCCCAGGGTCCTTGCTCAAGAAATGAAGCTGCTTGGGAAACCATTTGCCTCTCGTGTTACACTCACAGGCAGCAGACTGCCCATAAATGCTCCTTATCCCACTTCGTGCTATCTACTGGAAAATGATTCATGGTGTCTCACCCTCTTGTGGACTCAGCACCATGGCACCCGCCCTGGGCTCTCAGCCCTGGCTTGGGAGGCTCCCAGCCCTCAGCGAAGTGGTCAAGCTCCCCACACGCTCCCTTGTGCCTCTGGCCAGGCGAGGGGACAGAATGACTGCTTCCCaagcagctccaggtgctgcagggaggCTCCTGCTTCCTGGGATGAGGTGGCCAAACCGTGTGCCTCCTCTTTCACAAAAACAGGGGATGGAGCAAGGTGGTTTTACCTGCTGGATGCCTGGGGCACAGGAGGCTCCTGCTCGagtcctgctctctgcagaggaTTCTTGCTCAGCTCCAACCACAGCTTAGGGCAGGGCAGTGCTTTCTTCAGCTTTCCATTTTGCTCAGCATCCATTGCTAGgccaagaaggaaaaggaaggtgcTATTGCCTAATGTTTCCTAAACCTGGGAGGGTTTAGGCTCCAGCCTGTCCTCAGATGAGCATTACCATATTTTTACACAACATGGAATAACTTGAGCAGAAGACTTTGAGTGATCTTTATTCTTTTctccacccacccacccacacacagaaaatgtggTAGTGTGGTAGGCAGGGCACTCTTCTGAGGATGGAGATGGCATCACAGGCTTTTCATctcctgtttgctttgctttttccctggGGAAGCAGCCGGCCAGCAGGCTCCTTTGGCTGCTCCG
Encoded proteins:
- the CKB gene encoding creatine kinase B-type isoform X2; amino-acid sequence: MAQLNNQRLPPDEEYPDLSTHNNHMAKVLTLDLYKKLRDRVTPSGFTLDDVIQTGVDNPGHPFIMTVGCVAGDEESYEVFKELFDPVIEDRHGGYKPSDQHKTDLNADSLQGGDDLDPNYVLSSRVRTGRSIRGFCLPPHCSRGERRAIEKLSVEALGSLDGDLKGKYYALRNMTDAEQQQLIDDHFLFDKPVSPLLLASGMARDWPDARGIWHNDNKTFLVWINEEDHLRVISMQKGGNMKEVFNRFCTGLTKIESLFKAKNYEFMWNPHLGYILTCPSNLGTGLRAGVHIKIPHLGKHEKFGEVLKRLRLQKRGTGGVDTAAVGGVFDVSNADRLGFSEVELVQMVVDGVKLLIEMEKRLEKGQSIDDLMPAQK
- the CKB gene encoding creatine kinase B-type isoform X1; amino-acid sequence: MPFSNSHNLLKMKYNPEEEYPDLKAHNNHMAKVLTPDLYKKLRDKQTPSGFTLDDCIQTGVDNPGHPFIMTVGCVAGDEESYEVFKELFDPVIEDRHGGYKPSDQHKTDLNADSLQGGDDLDPNYVLSSRVRTGRSIRGFCLPPHCSRGERRAIEKLSVEALGSLDGDLKGKYYALRNMTDAEQQQLIDDHFLFDKPVSPLLLASGMARDWPDARGIWHNDNKTFLVWINEEDHLRVISMQKGGNMKEVFNRFCTGLTKIESLFKAKNYEFMWNPHLGYILTCPSNLGTGLRAGVHIKIPHLGKHEKFGEVLKRLRLQKRGTGGVDTAAVGGVFDVSNADRLGFSEVELVQMVVDGVKLLIEMEKRLEKGQSIDDLMPAQK